The following are encoded in a window of Flavobacteriales bacterium genomic DNA:
- a CDS encoding alginate export family protein, whose product MKKWNTTKPLILLTACICGALDLSAQFVLSGEIRPRTEYLHGFKTLAKETQDPAFWTEQRSRLRFDYTSDLYDVGIVLQDIRIWGSTSQLNRSDALSSIHEAWAAIRLCENFSLKAGRQEVAYDDHRIFGNVGWAQQARSHDLVRLQYKDSTGALDLGLAFNQDAAQLTTHVYTVPNSYKTLQYLWWHKNFSEAFGASILFLNNGLQYSVTDTAGVTSYSVQYSQTAGTYLSYKTEKLKLSGSAYYQTGKDGTGKDLGAYQASAEANYRISGGFSLGAGYERLSGTSQVDKANTENNSFNPLYGTNHKFNGFMDYFYVGNHTNGVGLQDSYFRMLYKYKKLSAGLDVHLFSSAADILDVEEWASTGQYRVMSSALGTEFDATFIYKLSDEVSLQAGYSQMFATESMEALKGGSKDEINNWAYLMITVKPVFYKSKDQ is encoded by the coding sequence ATGAAAAAATGGAATACAACCAAACCGTTGATCCTTCTGACCGCATGCATATGCGGCGCCCTGGATCTGTCCGCCCAGTTTGTCCTGTCGGGTGAGATCCGCCCGCGGACGGAATACCTGCATGGATTTAAGACCCTGGCAAAGGAGACACAGGATCCGGCGTTCTGGACGGAGCAGCGCTCCCGTCTCAGGTTTGACTACACATCGGATCTGTATGACGTAGGCATCGTGTTGCAGGATATCAGGATTTGGGGAAGCACATCCCAGCTTAACAGGTCCGATGCACTCAGTTCCATCCACGAAGCCTGGGCCGCCATCCGGCTCTGTGAGAACTTCTCCTTAAAAGCAGGCCGGCAGGAAGTGGCGTACGACGACCACCGTATATTCGGCAATGTGGGGTGGGCCCAGCAGGCCAGAAGCCATGACCTGGTGAGATTGCAATATAAGGACAGCACAGGCGCGCTGGACCTCGGCCTGGCATTCAACCAGGATGCGGCACAACTGACCACCCACGTGTACACGGTTCCGAACAGCTACAAAACACTGCAATACCTGTGGTGGCATAAGAACTTCAGCGAAGCTTTCGGGGCAAGCATCCTGTTCCTGAATAACGGCCTGCAATATTCGGTCACGGATACCGCAGGTGTGACCAGTTACAGTGTTCAGTACAGCCAGACCGCAGGCACTTACCTTTCTTATAAAACAGAGAAGTTAAAATTGTCCGGCAGCGCTTATTACCAAACCGGAAAGGATGGCACCGGTAAAGACCTGGGTGCCTACCAGGCCAGTGCGGAAGCCAACTACAGGATCTCCGGCGGATTCTCTCTCGGGGCAGGCTATGAACGGCTTTCCGGAACCAGCCAGGTGGACAAGGCCAACACGGAAAACAACTCCTTCAATCCGCTTTACGGAACAAATCATAAGTTCAACGGGTTCATGGATTACTTCTATGTAGGAAATCATACCAACGGCGTCGGGCTCCAGGATAGCTATTTCAGGATGCTTTATAAATACAAGAAGCTATCGGCAGGACTGGATGTTCACCTGTTCTCTTCGGCGGCGGATATACTGGATGTGGAGGAATGGGCCTCCACCGGCCAGTACCGGGTCATGTCATCCGCCCTGGGAACCGAGTTCGATGCCACCTTTATATACAAACTTTCCGATGAGGTATCCCTGCAGGCAGGCTATTCTCAAATGTTTGCGACGGAGTCCATGGAGGCTCTCAAGGGAGGTAGTAAGGATGAGATCAATAACTGGGCTTACCTGATGATCACTGTCAAGCCTGTGTTTTATAAAAGCAAGGACCAATAA
- a CDS encoding c-type cytochrome gives MKAIQYSWFFALAMAGALMMTAVSCRKPEEKEPPGEVYSPTPYHPAYPSHFPFMTDTAENPLTKEGVELGRRLYYDEKLSFNGPNEGASCSSCHHQSSSFTINAGGTAVLPHVNLGWNKTFLWEGKVEGTLEDVMRFEVEVFFNTELEVLKNDPLYPSLFRKAFGAGEITYERTAFALAQFVRTLVSGNSKMDRWYRHEVNLSDAEMRGLNLFFTERGDCFHCHSFPLTSDNSFHNIGLDSVFSGASMGRYNVTGDPADMGKFKTPTLRNIELTAPYMHDGRFATLEEVVEHYSSGVKYSITLDPIMTKQGKWLHLNLTTQEKADLVAFLKTFTDTSFISDPRLGSPF, from the coding sequence ATGAAAGCTATACAATATTCATGGTTTTTCGCCCTGGCGATGGCAGGGGCTCTGATGATGACTGCGGTGTCCTGTCGTAAGCCGGAAGAGAAGGAGCCGCCCGGAGAAGTATATTCGCCCACTCCCTACCACCCGGCGTATCCTTCGCATTTTCCTTTCATGACGGATACAGCTGAAAACCCCCTTACAAAAGAAGGTGTGGAACTCGGACGCCGGTTGTACTATGATGAAAAGTTGTCGTTCAACGGCCCCAACGAAGGCGCTTCCTGTTCTTCATGCCATCACCAGTCTTCTTCGTTTACCATCAATGCGGGAGGCACCGCGGTGCTTCCCCATGTCAATCTCGGATGGAACAAGACGTTCCTGTGGGAGGGAAAGGTGGAAGGTACACTGGAAGATGTCATGCGTTTTGAAGTGGAGGTGTTTTTCAATACCGAGCTGGAGGTGTTGAAAAACGATCCGCTTTATCCGTCCCTGTTCAGAAAGGCCTTCGGCGCCGGGGAGATCACGTATGAAAGAACGGCGTTTGCCCTGGCGCAATTTGTCCGGACATTGGTCTCCGGCAACAGCAAGATGGATCGCTGGTACAGGCATGAGGTCAACCTGTCCGATGCGGAGATGCGCGGCCTGAACCTGTTCTTTACCGAACGGGGCGATTGCTTTCATTGTCATTCTTTTCCTCTCACCTCCGACAACAGCTTCCACAATATCGGTCTTGATTCCGTATTTTCCGGCGCTTCCATGGGGAGGTACAATGTCACCGGAGACCCGGCGGACATGGGGAAATTCAAAACGCCCACCCTCCGCAACATCGAACTGACGGCACCCTATATGCACGACGGAAGATTCGCCACGCTTGAGGAAGTGGTGGAGCATTATAGCAGCGGGGTCAAATATTCGATTACCCTCGATCCGATCATGACGAAGCAGGGAAAATGGTTGCACCTTAACCTTACCACCCAGGAAAAGGCCGACCTTGTGGCTTTCCTCAAAACCTTTACGGATACTTCCTTTATTTCCGACCCCCGGTTGGGTTCTCCGTTCTGA
- a CDS encoding hemerythrin domain-containing protein, protein MRVIDRTTGKRINQADKEASKALNSSDPIMRNAEKGLDLEEHSPMDPPDAYDGSVVDGIGYDQMHRLLQHYMDEHRTVTGKLDQFEKALAAFKENHYRMDAEINKVFGEFFNYFDHHILDHNQREEKQLFPLLHERLLASEEHGEGLNPRTAVDMMEDDHVKFIQLGSLAFNMLGLAARLQDERSRMFVYDTAYNNGRELIEMLRLHIYREDHILFPLAHQLITREEFEKLQPVQEK, encoded by the coding sequence ATGCGCGTCATCGACAGAACAACAGGAAAACGCATCAACCAGGCAGACAAGGAAGCCAGCAAGGCATTGAACAGTTCGGATCCCATCATGCGGAATGCTGAGAAGGGCCTGGACCTGGAAGAGCATTCACCCATGGATCCGCCCGATGCCTACGATGGCTCCGTGGTGGATGGGATCGGGTATGACCAGATGCACAGACTGCTTCAGCACTACATGGACGAACATAGAACGGTGACCGGGAAACTGGACCAGTTCGAGAAAGCGCTGGCCGCCTTCAAGGAAAACCACTACCGGATGGATGCGGAGATCAATAAAGTCTTCGGTGAGTTTTTTAATTATTTCGATCACCATATCCTCGATCACAACCAGCGTGAGGAAAAACAATTGTTTCCCCTGCTTCATGAACGGTTGCTGGCATCCGAAGAGCACGGTGAAGGCCTGAACCCGCGTACCGCCGTGGATATGATGGAAGACGACCATGTCAAATTCATTCAGCTCGGATCCCTGGCCTTTAATATGCTGGGCCTGGCAGCCCGGTTGCAGGATGAACGGTCCCGTATGTTCGTATACGATACGGCATACAATAACGGCCGTGAACTGATCGAGATGTTGCGACTCCATATTTACAGGGAAGACCATATCCTGTTCCCGCTGGCGCATCAGCTGATCACCCGGGAGGAGTTTGAAAAGTTACAGCCCGTACAGGAGAAGTAA
- the moaA gene encoding GTP 3',8-cyclase MoaA: protein MDLLVDSFGRRHDYLRMSLTERCNLRCFYCMPEEGIPLRDKAHFMRDEEVFRIAETFVRLGVKKIRLTGGEPLVRRGAGEIIRALGTLPVELAVTTNGILIDQHIDALRDAGVRAVNVSLDSLKEQRQAMISRRNYFDRIMTNIRMLLNENFHLKINVVVMKGVNDDELVDFVELTRDRPVHIRFIEFMPFQGNQWNWAKGVGYEEMVTAIRTHYGETSVSRLMEKPNETAKCFGVRGYAGSFGVISSVTHPFCNTCNRIRITADGKMKNCLFSSSETDLLTPLRNGEDIVPPIVRSIVSKYAQRGGMDVFTGTVDPRRIDKNRSMVAIGG, encoded by the coding sequence ATGGACCTGCTGGTCGATTCGTTCGGCAGAAGGCACGATTACCTGAGGATGTCCCTGACCGAGCGCTGCAACCTCCGCTGTTTTTACTGCATGCCGGAGGAGGGTATCCCCCTGAGGGACAAGGCGCATTTCATGCGGGACGAAGAGGTGTTCCGGATAGCTGAGACCTTCGTGCGGCTGGGTGTGAAGAAGATCAGGCTGACAGGAGGAGAACCCCTCGTCAGGAGAGGTGCAGGGGAGATCATCAGGGCGCTTGGAACACTGCCTGTTGAACTGGCGGTGACCACCAACGGTATTCTTATCGATCAGCATATCGATGCTTTGAGGGATGCCGGCGTCCGGGCGGTTAATGTGAGCCTGGATTCGCTGAAGGAACAGCGGCAGGCCATGATCAGCAGAAGGAACTACTTTGACAGGATCATGACGAATATCCGCATGCTGCTGAACGAAAACTTCCATCTTAAGATCAATGTGGTGGTGATGAAGGGCGTGAACGATGATGAACTGGTGGATTTCGTAGAGTTGACCAGAGACCGTCCCGTACACATCCGCTTCATTGAATTCATGCCTTTCCAGGGCAATCAATGGAACTGGGCAAAGGGGGTGGGGTATGAGGAAATGGTCACCGCCATCAGGACCCATTACGGGGAAACCTCCGTTTCCAGGTTGATGGAAAAGCCCAATGAAACGGCAAAGTGCTTCGGAGTGCGGGGGTATGCGGGCAGCTTCGGGGTCATCAGTTCCGTGACCCACCCGTTTTGCAATACTTGCAACCGCATCAGGATCACCGCCGACGGGAAGATGAAAAATTGCCTTTTCTCTTCTTCCGAAACAGACCTTCTTACCCCCCTCCGGAACGGAGAGGATATTGTCCCGCCGATCGTCCGCTCCATCGTCTCCAAGTATGCTCAAAGGGGAGGGATGGATGTATTCACAGGCACGGTCGATCCCCGGCGGATCGATAAGAACAGAAGCATGGTGGCGATCGGAGGATGA
- a CDS encoding acyl-CoA thioesterase yields MEPKKVKESLTVMCEFVLPDDANTLGNLRGGKLIDWMDIAGEITAQRHSGMEAVTASIAQVTFRKAIRVGDIVTIKARMTRTFRTSMEIKVEVWAENRARPRRVRTNEAIFTYVAVDAGGKTTPVPGIIPVGEKEKLLYEEAGKRRKNNGTHP; encoded by the coding sequence ATGGAGCCGAAAAAAGTCAAAGAATCCCTTACAGTCATGTGTGAATTCGTTTTGCCTGATGATGCGAATACATTGGGCAATTTGAGGGGAGGGAAACTGATCGATTGGATGGATATCGCCGGAGAGATCACCGCTCAGAGGCATTCAGGGATGGAAGCGGTAACAGCTTCCATCGCACAGGTCACCTTCCGAAAGGCGATCCGGGTAGGTGATATCGTGACCATCAAAGCAAGAATGACCAGGACATTCCGTACTTCCATGGAAATAAAAGTGGAAGTGTGGGCGGAGAACAGAGCCAGGCCCAGGCGTGTCAGAACTAATGAAGCCATCTTTACCTATGTGGCGGTGGATGCCGGCGGAAAGACCACTCCCGTTCCCGGGATCATCCCCGTTGGCGAAAAGGAAAAGTTGTTATATGAGGAGGCTGGAAAGAGAAGAAAGAACAATGGGACTCATCCCTGA
- a CDS encoding Crp/Fnr family transcriptional regulator produces the protein MMRSREYIEVPSCRECKGRKDHLLFCALSEQELDRFSEDKGENFYRKGQVIFYEGNRGHGLFCVYRGKVKVHKMGEDAKEQIVRFAKEGDVLGYRSLLGDEPYNATATAIEDSIICYIPKSRFLEALGSNSDFSFRTIRMLAHDLKESEKKLINITQKPVVERIAEALLILKEKFGFREDERTLDVVLTRREIGDLAGVTTETTIRTLSDLNKKGILGIHGKRIELVNLPQLIRMANLID, from the coding sequence ATGATGCGATCCAGGGAGTATATTGAAGTTCCTTCCTGCAGGGAGTGCAAAGGCCGGAAGGACCATCTGCTTTTTTGTGCGCTCTCGGAACAGGAACTCGACCGGTTTTCGGAAGATAAAGGGGAGAACTTTTACCGGAAGGGACAGGTGATCTTTTACGAGGGGAACAGGGGGCACGGTTTGTTTTGTGTGTACCGGGGAAAGGTGAAGGTCCATAAGATGGGAGAGGATGCGAAGGAGCAGATCGTGCGATTTGCCAAAGAGGGAGATGTACTGGGATACAGGTCGCTGCTGGGAGATGAGCCTTATAATGCGACGGCCACCGCCATTGAAGACAGCATCATTTGTTACATCCCCAAGAGTAGGTTCCTGGAAGCGCTGGGAAGCAACAGCGATTTTTCATTCAGGACCATCCGGATGCTGGCACACGACCTGAAGGAGTCGGAGAAAAAGCTCATCAACATCACCCAAAAGCCGGTCGTGGAAAGGATCGCTGAAGCGCTCCTCATCCTCAAGGAAAAGTTCGGGTTCAGGGAGGATGAGAGAACCCTGGACGTGGTTCTCACCCGCAGGGAGATCGGCGATCTGGCCGGCGTCACCACCGAGACCACCATCCGTACACTTTCCGACCTGAACAAGAAGGGGATCCTCGGGATCCATGGCAAGCGCATCGAACTCGTCAATCTTCCCCAACTGATCCGGATGGCCAATCTCATCGATTGA
- a CDS encoding Crp/Fnr family transcriptional regulator, with amino-acid sequence MEEYALKHNLETALYRPGDPIFTEGGSVDGVYYIVNQYARIVRQNENGEGIFLFTAASRELIGLTSFLQREKRYSCSAIAGERSCSAIFFPRAAFSGLLQQQPGLRHELMQVLCKRIRWIEIRTKSMLHQNTDRRLTDTLLFLWKMENDGSRSASSSSARICYSPAELAGMIGTSEDYLKKRLGEMRSRGLIDFGKDWMVILNADRLRI; translated from the coding sequence TTGGAAGAATATGCATTGAAGCATAACCTGGAGACTGCCCTCTACCGACCGGGAGATCCCATATTTACGGAAGGCGGAAGTGTGGATGGGGTCTATTATATCGTGAATCAGTACGCCCGGATCGTCAGGCAAAATGAGAACGGTGAAGGTATATTCCTGTTTACCGCCGCAAGCCGGGAACTGATCGGGCTGACCTCATTCCTGCAAAGGGAAAAGAGATATTCATGCTCTGCCATAGCGGGCGAACGATCATGCAGCGCCATTTTCTTTCCGAGGGCGGCGTTTTCCGGTTTGCTTCAGCAACAACCCGGACTGAGGCACGAACTTATGCAGGTCCTGTGCAAACGTATCCGGTGGATAGAGATCCGAACCAAAAGCATGCTCCATCAGAATACAGACAGAAGGTTGACGGACACATTGCTGTTTCTTTGGAAGATGGAGAATGACGGCAGCCGTTCCGCTTCTTCAAGTTCCGCCAGGATATGCTATTCTCCTGCAGAGCTGGCAGGAATGATCGGCACCTCGGAGGATTATCTGAAAAAAAGACTCGGGGAGATGAGGTCCAGGGGACTGATTGACTTCGGCAAAGACTGGATGGTGATACTGAATGCGGACCGGTTAAGGATATAA
- the narI gene encoding respiratory nitrate reductase subunit gamma, with the protein MTLLSASMFNKIMLYVLLALMLFILYYAFSAIIKARKMLREYSPAAQPKMANHSEVFIAMLAVAGGIVYLLKTGLTNNAGMLSYILFSVFPYLSLVIFLIGSVYRYRARGYQVSSLSSEFLERKRLFWGSQPFHWGILFLFFGHLIAFLFPRSVMAWNGEPVRLLILEVTAFAFGLSALTGLVLLIRRRLSSDRVLVVTNKMDMLVYVTLLTQIISGLGIAYFSRWGSSWFAAVLTPYLRSVFAFNPDIAAVSAMPWVVQIHIFSAFFMIAIIPFTRFVHFLVAPVDYIWRGYQLVIWNWSRKSIRNSKAYYFGRKPGNH; encoded by the coding sequence ATGACGTTACTTTCGGCTTCTATGTTCAACAAGATCATGCTGTATGTATTACTTGCCTTGATGTTGTTCATTCTCTACTATGCATTTTCAGCCATCATCAAGGCAAGGAAAATGCTCAGGGAATATTCACCTGCCGCCCAGCCTAAAATGGCCAACCATTCCGAAGTTTTCATTGCCATGCTGGCAGTGGCCGGAGGTATTGTTTACCTGTTGAAAACCGGGCTGACAAACAATGCGGGGATGCTGAGCTATATACTCTTCTCGGTATTCCCCTACCTGTCGCTGGTCATTTTCCTGATCGGATCCGTATACCGGTATCGCGCACGGGGTTACCAGGTCTCATCGCTGTCTTCCGAGTTCCTGGAAAGAAAAAGACTGTTCTGGGGAAGCCAGCCTTTCCACTGGGGGATATTGTTCCTGTTCTTCGGTCACCTCATTGCCTTCCTGTTTCCCAGGAGCGTGATGGCATGGAACGGTGAGCCGGTGAGACTGCTTATCCTGGAAGTCACCGCCTTTGCCTTTGGACTATCCGCACTGACAGGCCTTGTATTGCTTATCAGACGCCGCCTGAGCAGTGACCGGGTGCTGGTTGTAACGAACAAGATGGACATGCTGGTTTATGTGACACTGCTTACCCAGATCATATCCGGATTGGGCATTGCCTATTTCAGCCGGTGGGGATCATCCTGGTTCGCAGCCGTACTAACCCCGTACCTGAGATCGGTGTTCGCCTTTAATCCCGACATCGCCGCCGTAAGCGCCATGCCCTGGGTGGTCCAGATCCACATCTTCTCCGCCTTCTTTATGATCGCGATCATTCCTTTCACAAGGTTCGTGCACTTCCTGGTGGCGCCGGTCGATTATATCTGGCGCGGATACCAGCTCGTCATCTGGAACTGGAGCAGAAAATCGATCCGGAACTCAAAGGCGTATTATTTCGGACGGAAACCGGGAAACCACTGA
- the narH gene encoding nitrate reductase subunit beta, whose translation MDIRSQVSMVFHLDKCIGCHTCSIACKNIWTDRKGAEYMWWNNVETKPGTGYPTRWEDQDIYKGGWEKNGDTVSLKGAGKLKGLKNIFHNPHMPVLEDYYEPWTYKYSDLFDAPEGDDQPTARPVSLVTGKPMDVQAGPNWDDDLSGSPDYARNDVNFKDLSGPEQESLFQLERMTFHYLPRICNHCLNPACVGSCPSGALYKRGEDGVVLINQERCRAWRMCVTACPYKKSYYNWNTGKSEKCILCYPRLESGQAPACMHSCVGRIRYLGVMLYDADKIQEVASCDEKDLVDKQMAIYLDPFSEEVIQAARENGIAESTIRAAQKSPVYKFVKQWKIALPLHPEFRTIPNLFYVPPMLPAMASVDSDGIYDSTTKSLWAGIDQYRLPMKYLASLFTAGNEEKIKDVLRKLLAVKIHRRDVTVGDLPKEEVEEALQTGKTDPKEADNIFRLTSLATFDERFVIPAAHREESLEMIEATADAKGETGFGFKMRPARGM comes from the coding sequence ATGGATATCAGATCGCAAGTCTCAATGGTGTTTCACCTCGATAAATGTATCGGGTGCCATACCTGCTCCATTGCATGCAAGAACATATGGACGGACCGGAAAGGGGCGGAGTATATGTGGTGGAACAATGTGGAGACCAAGCCTGGAACGGGTTATCCCACCAGGTGGGAAGACCAGGACATCTACAAGGGAGGATGGGAGAAGAACGGAGACACGGTATCCCTGAAGGGCGCGGGAAAACTGAAAGGCCTCAAGAACATCTTTCATAACCCGCACATGCCTGTGCTGGAAGACTATTATGAACCATGGACTTACAAATACTCTGATCTGTTCGATGCGCCCGAAGGAGACGATCAACCCACCGCAAGGCCGGTATCCCTGGTCACAGGAAAGCCCATGGATGTACAGGCAGGGCCCAACTGGGACGATGATCTGAGCGGTTCACCCGACTATGCACGAAACGATGTGAACTTCAAGGATCTGAGCGGACCTGAACAGGAAAGCTTGTTCCAGTTGGAACGGATGACGTTTCATTACCTTCCCAGGATCTGTAACCACTGCCTGAACCCGGCATGTGTGGGCTCCTGTCCTTCGGGCGCCCTTTACAAACGCGGAGAGGACGGCGTGGTGCTGATCAACCAGGAGCGTTGCAGGGCCTGGAGGATGTGCGTTACCGCCTGCCCCTACAAAAAAAGCTATTACAACTGGAACACCGGAAAATCGGAAAAATGCATTCTGTGCTATCCGCGTCTTGAATCAGGCCAGGCCCCTGCCTGCATGCACTCATGCGTAGGCCGGATCCGGTATCTCGGCGTGATGCTGTACGATGCGGATAAGATACAGGAAGTGGCTTCCTGCGATGAGAAAGACCTGGTCGATAAACAAATGGCCATCTACCTCGACCCCTTCAGTGAAGAGGTGATCCAGGCGGCGAGGGAGAACGGCATTGCAGAGTCTACCATCCGGGCCGCACAGAAATCGCCGGTCTACAAGTTTGTAAAACAATGGAAGATCGCCCTGCCCCTCCACCCCGAGTTCAGGACCATACCCAACCTGTTCTACGTGCCGCCGATGCTTCCGGCCATGGCCAGCGTCGACAGCGACGGCATCTATGACTCGACCACCAAGTCCCTGTGGGCCGGCATCGACCAGTATCGCCTGCCCATGAAATACCTGGCCTCCCTGTTCACGGCCGGCAATGAAGAAAAGATCAAGGATGTGTTGCGGAAACTACTGGCGGTGAAGATCCACAGACGGGACGTGACCGTCGGCGACCTCCCGAAAGAAGAAGTGGAGGAAGCCCTGCAGACCGGCAAGACGGATCCCAAGGAAGCGGATAACATCTTCCGGCTGACCTCGCTTGCAACATTTGATGAAAGATTCGTGATCCCGGCGGCACACAGGGAAGAATCCCTCGAAATGATAGAAGCCACCGCAGATGCCAAAGGCGAAACGGGCTTCGGGTTCAAGATGAGACCGGCAAGAGGAATGTAA